The genomic window TATTGGATCATTTTTTCTATAGTCCctatcattttattataatcatcCATATTCatcttttctttattaatatttatatcgTCACTATTCGATGTAAGCATCATTTCTTCACAGTCGCTATCAAACATATTACTCTCCTCTATAGAAGAAAAGTTGGTTAGAGTTGACTTATCCATGTCTCTATTTTTGTACAATATTTCTTTAAGTACATCATTAgtctttttatttttttttaaaacagATGGAAGGCAAATGTTTCTTCcttcattttgtttatacCTTTTATCTAATGAATTCATTGTAATCtccattttatttttctttattttattattctctCTATCATTCTTATGACAATGTTTTGTATAAGAACAACGTTCTTTtgtatttaatataatattattctcatggttaatatttacattattatttgtattcttattatttattttttcatttaagTATTCTTCGTTATGTCTTTCACATAATGgaaaaatgttttttttattcaaaaGAGATTTGTTTATGTTATCAtcactttttttatatttataaatattttttttacaattaTATGCCTTTTCTACATATGACCCATTTGATACTTCagatatataattctcTTCTTTAGTATTcaaatttttcttcttaatattatctctttctctatttttattttgaacCTGATTTTCTTCTGTTTGTCCATTATCCCAGACAAATtctcttttattattatcacaaCTTTTCACTTTTATACATTCTTCGTTTTTTTTCCATGAATTTTGAGACGACATAATATTTGAAGAATTCCTGCTTACACTATAACTAATATGTTTAATGAGATCATcgatttttttttcatcttcatcatcataagttgaatataaaaattttttttcccttgTTTTAcaagaatataaatttttattattaaacGTGTCTTTTATAGATAAACTTTTATCTTTCTCTTTAACCTTTTTTCCTTCACCATAATAATTaccatcattattatcatcatcattattgttatcaccatcattattatcaccatcattattatcaccatcattattgttatcaccatcattattatcatcatcattgTTGTTATCACCATCATTATTGTTATCaccatcattattatcaccatcattattatcaccatcattattattatcaccataatatcctttttcttcattttctttattattccttttctttatcAGTGCatattcttcttcttcGTTACTTTCAATTTCTGTATCATCTTCGCTATATAAGGGAGAACATTTCGAAGACCTATTTATATTCGATTCTCCGTTGTCTTGAGAAGTATCATCATAAActtctttttcttcatgTGTTATGTCacttaaataattatttgtatttttattgttttcCAATTTATTAATCTTGTTAGATGATTTCCCCATTTTTTCCattatataagtatattcATTCGAACTATCATCTTCGTAAAATGATTCTTCTTCATCTATATTGTTAGgacaattttttatattatccttatattcgttaatattatgatcatccattttgtctttttttattttttcatcaaatatttccttttcttcCAAACGGTTATTTAATTCGGTtccttttttcttattcTTTCGGTTCAAACTAGAATGCTCTTCCTCAACATTCTTTATAAAatcttcttcttcatttttatcattttccATATCGTCTTCGTATTCGTATTCGTATTTGTATTTGTATTTGTATTCGTTTTCATCTTCATCTTCatcttcattttcatcttcatcttcattttcatcTTCTCCTTCGTATTCTTCTCCTTCCCCCTCCTCTACTTCATCgtactttttattttcccCTTCACAATCCACATACCCTCCAGCTTCATTTCGTTCATCGTCCGACTCACCATTGTGCAcaaaattcttttttttttttttttttttggataCGTCTAAGGAGAGGTTATCCGTGATAACATCAGTGCTTAACTTCCTTTTAAcgttaatatttttcaaaacattatatacactcataaataaatattttggTTTGAGaactttattatttccttGAAGAAATAGATTCTGTAggtttttaaaatttttatatttttttaagatataaacaaaataagaataataattgGTATCTTTCCTttccattttatttttctgATATTTCTTAAGCCagtttttattatctaaaatataaaataattgtACAGGATGATTAATAAAATTGGAACGTAAATCAAGAACTTTTAAATTTTTGAAAACGCTTAGACCTTTGAGATTAGTTAATTGGTTACCTCTTAAATGTAAAGTTTctaaagaattaaaaaataaaatcataACATCTTGTTCTGTTTTAttagaaataaaattattcatataagCATCATCAGAACATgaatcatttttttctcttttatttttatttattatatgtaaatatttttcaaatgttgttaatttttttatattattataactaACATCAagataaattaatttatttaagGGTAAGTTCTTATTTGTGTACATATTCTTctcatttaatatattagtATTAAAAGAGTCATATATAGATCTATTTCTTGTAACTTTTTTCTTCtcatgattattattatgcTGATTCCTCTTCTCGTGTTCAATGTGATAATTATTCTTCTTATTCTTTATatccttatttttataattctttgtcttattttttataatatccTTCCCacacaaaatattatcatcttcatcacaataaaaattattattacaatttatgtcatcatcatcatcatcattattatcattatcatcatcattatcatcatcattatcatcatcattatcatcatcattatcatcatcattatcatcatcattacctttatatacattctcgtaattatatttttcatacGAATTATTTTCCTCACAAATCTCTTCATCATATTCTTCCTCTACCTTTTCAATTCCCTTAAAACATATATCTGTTAATAAATTATGGTCAGCTATAATTTTTTCCGTACAACATGGAATATAGTCATCATCTAAGGATATCACTTCATTATGGGATATATTCAAAACTCT from Plasmodium reichenowi strain SY57 chromosome 6, whole genome shotgun sequence includes these protein-coding regions:
- a CDS encoding leucine-rich repeat protein — translated: MLLDLSNNNLKSLEDCDIILEKLIELNLDYPSITYLNVSHNNIKSIKGLRAFENLRVLNISHNEVISLDDDYIPCCTEKIIADHNLLTDICFKGIEKVEEEYDEEICEENNSYEKYNYENVYKGNDDDNDDDNDDDNDDDNDDDNDDDNDNNDDDDDDINCNNNFYCDEDDNILCGKDIIKNKTKNYKNKDIKNKKNNYHIEHEKRNQHNNNHEKKKVTRNRSIYDSFNTNILNEKNMYTNKNLPLNKLIYLDVSYNNIKKLTTFEKYLHIINKNKREKNDSCSDDAYMNNFISNKTEQDVMILFFNSLETLHLRGNQLTNLKGLSVFKNLKVLDLRSNFINHPVQLFYILDNKNWLKKYQKNKMERKDTNYYSYFVYILKKYKNFKNLQNLFLQGNNKVLKPKYLFMSVYNVLKNINVKRKLSTDVITDNLSLDVSKKKKKKKNFVHNGESDDERNEAGGYVDCEGENKKYDEVEEGEGEEYEGEDENEDEDENEDEDEDENEYKYKYKYEYEYEDDMENDKNEEEDFIKNVEEEHSSLNRKNKKKGTELNNRLEEKEIFDEKIKKDKMDDHNINEYKDNIKNCPNNIDEEESFYEDDSSNEYTYIMEKMGKSSNKINKLENNKNTNNYLSDITHEEKEVYDDTSQDNGESNINRSSKCSPLYSEDDTEIESNEEEEYALIKKRNNKENEEKGYYGDNNNDGDNNDGDNNDGDNNNDGDNNNDDDNNDGDNNNDGDNNDGDNNDGDNNNDDDNNDGNYYGEGKKVKEKDKSLSIKDTFNNKNLYSCKTREKKFLYSTYDDEDEKKIDDLIKHISYSVSRNSSNIMSSQNSWKKNEECIKVKSCDNNKREFVWDNGQTEENQVQNKNRERDNIKKKNLNTKEENYISEVSNGSYVEKAYNCKKNIYKYKKSDDNINKSLLNKKNIFPLCERHNEEYLNEKINNKNTNNNVNINHENNIILNTKERCSYTKHCHKNDRENNKIKKNKMEITMNSLDKRYKQNEGRNICLPSVLKKNKKTNDVLKEILYKNRDMDKSTLTNFSSIEESNMFDSDCEEMMLTSNSDDININKEKMNMDDYNKMIGTIEKMIQYKNSKEKGIIDDGDICISKQENAQGIFNEKRKKEQLNKQGTNGVMNEDPNKVIHGVMNEDPNKVIHGVMNEDPNKVTHGDKDKYKIEDSLYNDEEKKELCNILNISYKKNKTNYCDDNNLKTEKCNIQRNIKNEMNISNSNKDMCIYKIEEGKENVTYKCNHKNKLPMSNPQNRKLYHACSSFKSESTDVTERTMNMDKKLIIKKNILNNDSLNINNLKNIKDLIISKNMMNIQAYPIHIQNNKETKKWNKKEEHDHNMSSMIKDTLLVEKKIPKNEGVNDYINEKKNESIIKRNNLSQSNHKVTCIKNIQDVNILKDTEKYNDKNSMLCNNLALYLKDACLNLGKEKQYTNNLLEEKKKLENEIKIMNTQKDIYKKKIKNLEKLCIEKNKITKKYKNMNNTLKSFEHMKIEVPKGDMHSQNEYIENTMEKLYNVFFDAFGEEHIITKMIESLADVYIKKEKNTEMKMIEHKKELDLLKNVEEIVKKKDQYYNELLKKNEIIKSLNINLNNITKSVADMKKSIIENENKSRALLMELSKKDSILKDMEKKILLMKGKEKEFEIERTKIMELLKDNDGNVKSIKEYKDEVKALEEKLKIYIDKSKNKMNDKNYEKMVDKLHDEQIKIHSLLTEKEKIINEKNIQIDHLENQLQSWADEATNWVVMADKHAKLITKHNILKKNYEELKLKYIMDMKYIQSNKNEKVKELIKRFS